Below is a window of Trichocoleus desertorum ATA4-8-CV12 DNA.
AAAGCTGCCAGACAACTCATACCAAGGCGATGTTTTGCCACATCTGTCGCACGCTGATGATTTGGAGATGAGGGCGATCGCGCCATGATAACCACAATGAGGATGAACGTCCAGATCATCCACAGTGCCCCAGTCCAGGGATTTAAGCGCAAAGCGATGATGGCCGTGAGGACTAGCCCAGTCGCGACAAGTAGACCAGGCAGCATCGTGATAGTTGTTTTACCGTTCTGAAAGCGATAAGGGCTGAGATCGGTGCGATCGCCCGGCGATGATGTGGATCAAAAGTATCGTTAAGAAGACGGAGTTTGCTAAGGAACTGCCATAACTGACTGGCTTGTGAAGCAAGAACGTTGATTCCATTGCTTACTCCTATTTTGACTGCATACGACTCATTCGTGAGGCAATATGCAGTAATTTTACCAGCCTAGCTATTTACTATTAAGTGTACTGCTCCCCCATAAAAGCGATCGCCCTACCAACCGCATTAGAGCCGATGAAATCAACTTCATTAAAGTCATCAAGACAAATGGCGATCGCCCTAAAATCCATCTCACCAACCAAAGCAATGTTATTTTTCTGATAACAGCCGTGAACTCATCGGCGTACTGGGAAATTGCGGAAAAAACCAGCGAATCTACCGTGCGTCCAATGCTGTAAATAGTTGGGACTAGGCGTACTAAAAGCAGCGAAACTTAACTCTTAAAAGCCGACTGCGTGATGTGTTACTTGTACCGCCTCAACAAAGGATTTTGCAATTGGGAGTTCCACTCATTGCCTATATCTTAAAAGAATAGTAGAATTTGCTTGAAGCCTGTAATGGTTTCCCTGCTTAATATAAGCAGCTAACGAGAATACAGCCCTTTTCAGTCTGATGAGGTACAGTAAAAGCCCTGAAGCATTTGCTATATGCCGATCTAAGATCTTGATTCGTACCTCACTAGAGTGGGAAACGCTGTAGGAATTTCAAATATGGCTTTAGATCAACTTGAGGCGTTTTTAAAGAAAATGCAGTCTGAACCTGCACTTAAGAACGAGGTGCTCAAAGCATCAACTGCAGATGATGTTGCGCGAATAGCACTAAAACTTGGTTTTGAATTTTCAGGTGATGAATTACTGAGAATGTCAGGAAAGAAATTTGGTGGAGTTACTGTTGTAAAAACCGATCTTCCTGGGGAGTATAATTAAATGTTTTTGGAATGTCTGATTGTACAAGCACAGGAAGAATAAACACCATATTTGCTTCAAATCAAGAGTATCTTTACCCGAATTAAACGCCCTCTTGAGCAGCTCTCATAACTCTTCATAGGCCTAACTATTAATTAGGTGTACTCTTTCCCGCTAAGATCCCCTACGAGGTGATTAGATGGAAAGTTTCCGCATAATTAGTTTCTTGAGGCATTTAGGTGGAAAGTTTTTCCGCATAATAACCCTGGACAACTAATTTTGGCGGAAAAAGTCAGTAAATTTTTCATTTTGTCACCCTCTTAAGTCAGCCTAAGATCCCATTATGGCTAATTAGGCTGACTCAAGGGGGCATTGGTGGGGCAATGACCAAAGAAATTACTAGACAAAGCGCGAAATGCAGTTTGAGTTAAGACATGAAGCGATCGCCTTCTACCTTAATCACTTCCTTTTGATATCTATGATAGAGAATAGATAGGTGCGATCGCTTACCTCGCAACATTAATCACGTAACCAATCCGCTTCAAGATTTGCAAAGCATTGTAGAGTTCTCGATTGGAAGTAAACGGTGCAAATACACGCGATAGGGCATAAAGCCGACGTTCGGACTGCACCAGTTTTACAAATAGAATGTCATCTCCATTTGTCACCATGCCAAAACTCGGTTTTTCGGGTTGGGGATTTGCCATAAGATAGGCGAGCGTTTGAGGCAGAGCAGCCCAGACGGATAGTGCAGTTTTCTTGGACTCCAATACTACAACCCAAAACTGATTTAACAGCACCAACACATCGATTCGCCCTTGCAGCACCTCTTCTCCATCATTCAGCGTTAACTGCACCGATTCTTCTGCCCTTACCCGAAATGGTGGGTCATAAAAGCCTGCGATCGCTAGCAATGGAGAGGCCAGCAATAATGTGACGGTTCCTTCCAGTAGTTGCCCTTCCGAGCGTTGATATAAATATCGCCGTCGCAACTCATCTAAAGCTGTTTGCTCAACCGTTGTAACTTCCGGTAACCCAGCCTGCCATTCTAAGAAAAACGCTTCATCTTCAGTTCTTGCCAGGTTAAATCGTCGTTCTGCCTCAGCAATTGTTGTAATAGCGTCAGTGATGGCAACTGTCATAGTGGCGATCGCGCAGGGTTACACCCAATGGTATCAAACTACTCCTGTGCTTGTTCTTGTGCGATTTATTGATGGTGCGATCGCCCCTTATCTACAAGCTGTGTTAGAGATGCAACTTGCTTTCCCATTATTCAGCTTTAGCAGAAATTTTTCTCAGAGGAAAGCGTGGCAAGGCTTCTTTAGAGAGCCATCTTCGGCATATGTTTAGTGTATTTAGCCATTCGTCTACAGACAGGCTTTCTTTGTGCGAATGTTCATAACGATATCCAACGCTGAGATTAACACCAGTAATCTCTCGACATAACGTCACAATATCCGTATAAGAGAAGCGATCGGGCTCTGTATATCCGGTCATACCTTGCACATAGTCCCGAAATTCATCTGTACCAACTGAGTAACATTTAAAGTCTGAGCCATGACGACGATCGAGTTGGATCATGAATTGATGTTGAGAGTTAATCTCGTCTGCAATATCAGAATTCTTGGGATCACTCATCAACCAATTACTTCCTAGACCTCCAATTTCCTCACCATCAGTGATTAGTAGTGAATGGCCTAAGTCCTTGAGTAACCACAGGATTGCACATCCTGCTCTGTCATCAGCTCCAATTCCATAGACTGAGCTTGAAGATTGAAAAACATCATTTGAGAAAATCAGTTCATGTTTTGCATTGTCAGATATTGCACCAAAGTTATCCCAAACTGTATCAGCATGAGCCACTAGCAAAACTTTATTCTTGCGCTGCCCTCTAATGTAAAGAAACCGCTCTGGTCGTTCTCCTCGAAAAACAATCTCTTTATCGGGGATACCTAGAAAGTATTGAAAAATAGGTTCTGAACTTTCTAATGGAACTTCTAAAAACTTTCTAAGAATCTCGATATCATTCATTTTTGAAGGTTAGAAATTTTTGCAGGAGTTTATATTTCTCATTCTCCATAGCATATAACCATATAACCAGAATCTACAACAGAGCCGCCACAGTACATCTTCCATGCTAATCTCGACTTTAGTTGTCTAGTGCGATCGCTTATGGGTAGCCAATCTAAAGCCAAAACTATTTTCATTCTTGCCTCAATGGTGGGCTGGCTGATTGTGGGAGCAGCACTGATCTATCTCTTCCCCGTAATTGCAGATCTAGTTGTCTCCTCCGATCACACCCATCTCTGGATGAAAACTCTCAGCCGTGGTGATTACAACCCCGTGTTGGCGGAGGTTGGAGGCGGTGTTGCTCTGATCATTACTGTAGCGGCGAATATCATTTGGTATCAGCGGTTTGAAGGAAAGCTGTAGGGCGCATGTCTGCCAACTCGCCATCTCCTCCTTTTCTGCGTCGCTTCTATCGGTTAGCGATCGTCAATATCTTTTCCAACTTGATGGTGCCATTGGCAGGATTGGTCGATGTGGCATTTTTGGGACACCTCTCAGAAATCCGACATTTGGCAGGAGTGGCTATAGCGACTGTATTGTTCAACTATCTCTACTGGACCTTTGGCTTTCTCCGCATGGGCACTACTGGGATGACTGCTCAAGCCGTAGGAAGGGGCGATCGCGATGCGGCATTGCTTGTGAGTTTGCGACATGGATTAGTAGCCTTAGGGATAGGCTTAATAATTCTGCTATTACAAGTGCCCTTAAGAGCGATCGGTTTTACCCTCCTTAGCGCTACAACGGAGATAAAGCTAGCGGGTCAAGCTTATTACAATGCTTTAATTTGGGGTGCTCCAGCCACATTGATCAACTTTGTGCTGATCGGTTGGTTTTTAGGTCGAGAGCAGAGCGGTAAAGTCCTATTGCTCTCTGCCATTAGCAGCCTCACGAATTCTTTTATGGATTACTTCTTTGTGGTGCGTTGGGGCTGGGAAAGTGCCGGAGCAGGAGCTTCTACCGCATTGAGCCAATATCTCATGTTACTCACTGGTATGTGGCTTGTATGGCGAGAAATTCGTTGGTCACAGGTACAAGCGATCGCCTCTAAAATCTGGGAACCTATTGCTCTTAAAGCTGCGTTCACGCTCAATCGCGAGATTCTCATCCGTACCTTTGCCCTGATTTCCACCTTTGCCGTCTTTACCAACCTCAGTTCTACCTTTGGCACCACTGTTTTAGCGACGAACACTGTTTTGTTGCAAGTCGTGACGCTGGCGGCTTACCTTATTGATGGCCTCGCCTTTGCCACTGAAAGTTTAGCGGGTATCTTTCGCGGTCAAGGCAAAAATGAGCAATTACGATTACTGCTGTGGATTTCGGGTGGCACCAGTTTTGGATTGGGGTTGGGATTCGCGATCGCCTTTATCCTTAACCCTAATTTTTTCTTTGGGCTGCTCACCAACCATACCGATGTTTTGCAGGGAATTAATCAGTATGTAGTGTGGCTATTACCCGTTCTAGGTTTTGGCTCGATCGCCTATATGTTGGATGGTTATTTTATTGGCTTAACAGCCGGGAAAATTTTGCGGCAGTCGGTGGTGGTAGCGGCTGTGGTGGGTTTTGTACCTGTGGCGATCGCGGCTTGGTACTGGCAAAACACCCATCTGTTGTGGTTTGCGCTGACTCTATTTATGACCACAAGAGCTTTGATGCTAGGGAAACAAGTGCCTGAATCTTTGCGATCGATTTAGCAATTGGGAGACTGCTTGAATTCTATTTTGAATGTGCAGTACCTCAAGCAGCCTCCTCCAAAAACTTATTTGGGCAAACTGCCTATACTCAAAGGCACCATTTCTCCTTTGGTGGTAAAGCCCAATAACATGGGTTCTTGCGGTCGTATTAACTTGCCTGTAAGGGCGCAGCGTTCTTCTTGTTGAGCAGTGGCATCGACGCTGGCTCGGATATCTGAGAGCGAAATTTGGGGTTGAGAGTTGCCAGACTTCTGTCGCACGAAGTCCCACAAAATATCGCGAATTAATGCCTGATAGCCTTGATTTCCTGACAATTCTTTCAGGTGCTCTTTTAGCTCGCGTTCCAAGCGAATACTAGTAACTTCCATTTCGGTGGTGGGGGTGCGAGTAATCGTATGCATGATTTTTTTCCTCTAAGATCTGGACATGCTTGTAATACAAGTGTAGTATGTAAACAGTCAAATGCAAATTTATCGGTTGAGCGAGTCTTCAGTGAGTCTTTTACCCACCACCCACAATCCACGGCATACGGCCAATTGCCCCCGCAGTTGGAACTCGATAAACATGCCCGTGGAATTTTTGTTGGCAGCAGGCTATGGCCTATCGCTAGCAGCAACGGGTGCAGGCAAAGGATTGGCAGGATCGCAGCGACCATTTGATGGCATTAATCGGCAGCTTGGCCTCAGAAAAGAGGTAGAGCGACGAAGCGGGCGGTACAGGTTTAGAAATGCTGTACCCACAAAAGACTAGAAAACTCACCAATAGTGTTTTCCAGCCCCCGCTTCTACTCAACAGAAGTGGGGGTTTTTAGTATGAGGAGTCAAACCGTGAGGATGACAACGAATGTTTTAGAGCAATCGGTGGTGGTGTTCTCCAAGAACTACCTCCCCCTCAGCCGCATCAACATCAAGCGGGCAATTTCCCTGTTGGTGATTGGTAAGGCAGAACCGATGACCCTAGAAGATACAGCAGAAGATATGGCAGGTTGGCAAGTTCGTTCTCCCAACTCAATCTTTTATGTGCCCAATCACATTCGCCTCACGGTTGCCAGCACAGAGCGGATCTGGAAAATCCCAGCCGTCAGTCGGCGCGAAATTCTGCGGCGAGACCACCACACTTGCCAGTACTGCGGCAGCACCAAGCGTTTGACGATCGACCACATCATTCCCCGATCGAAAGGCGGAAAACACACTTGGGACAACGTAGTTATAGCCTGCGAACGGTGTAATCAGCACAAAGGAGACCGCACTCCCCATGAAGCAGGCATGATCCTCCGCACCAAACCCAAAGCGCCCATTCATCCCACCATCGCTTTCGCTGAACAGTTCTGGCAAGTTCG
It encodes the following:
- a CDS encoding Nif11-like leader peptide family natural product precursor yields the protein MALDQLEAFLKKMQSEPALKNEVLKASTADDVARIALKLGFEFSGDELLRMSGKKFGGVTVVKTDLPGEYN
- a CDS encoding type I restriction endonuclease subunit R, yielding MTVAITDAITTIAEAERRFNLARTEDEAFFLEWQAGLPEVTTVEQTALDELRRRYLYQRSEGQLLEGTVTLLLASPLLAIAGFYDPPFRVRAEESVQLTLNDGEEVLQGRIDVLVLLNQFWVVVLESKKTALSVWAALPQTLAYLMANPQPEKPSFGMVTNGDDILFVKLVQSERRLYALSRVFAPFTSNRELYNALQILKRIGYVINVAR
- a CDS encoding MATE family efflux transporter; protein product: MSANSPSPPFLRRFYRLAIVNIFSNLMVPLAGLVDVAFLGHLSEIRHLAGVAIATVLFNYLYWTFGFLRMGTTGMTAQAVGRGDRDAALLVSLRHGLVALGIGLIILLLQVPLRAIGFTLLSATTEIKLAGQAYYNALIWGAPATLINFVLIGWFLGREQSGKVLLLSAISSLTNSFMDYFFVVRWGWESAGAGASTALSQYLMLLTGMWLVWREIRWSQVQAIASKIWEPIALKAAFTLNREILIRTFALISTFAVFTNLSSTFGTTVLATNTVLLQVVTLAAYLIDGLAFATESLAGIFRGQGKNEQLRLLLWISGGTSFGLGLGFAIAFILNPNFFFGLLTNHTDVLQGINQYVVWLLPVLGFGSIAYMLDGYFIGLTAGKILRQSVVVAAVVGFVPVAIAAWYWQNTHLLWFALTLFMTTRALMLGKQVPESLRSI
- a CDS encoding HNH endonuclease is translated as MRSQTVRMTTNVLEQSVVVFSKNYLPLSRINIKRAISLLVIGKAEPMTLEDTAEDMAGWQVRSPNSIFYVPNHIRLTVASTERIWKIPAVSRREILRRDHHTCQYCGSTKRLTIDHIIPRSKGGKHTWDNVVIACERCNQHKGDRTPHEAGMILRTKPKAPIHPTIAFAEQFWQVRKEEPPC